In Nymphaea colorata isolate Beijing-Zhang1983 chromosome 3, ASM883128v2, whole genome shotgun sequence, a genomic segment contains:
- the LOC116251532 gene encoding zinc finger BED domain-containing protein RICESLEEPER 2-like isoform X2 — translation MVLFIVLVIYMCHFNFMSVMSHGMSDKEYCPTSNIESLESSTEREAVSKRKRTSKVWIDFILVTYKGEDFAKCKHCGERLKASSGHGTSHLSRHIKSCLSRQINEGKQRTLALAVNDSGAASVSIQKFDMESIRKLMSKCVIAHELPFNLAEYKYHNKLLQACNHRFVPFSRRTMKREILSMYKIEKVRLEGFINDSTQRVSLTFDMWTSQQTLGYLCVTGQYVDRYWKLHAHMFSFVHVPPPHNANSLCEALLDCISKWNIQSKLFSITADNCSTNDSAITTLTRNLGRRHLIPMQGQHLHIRCGAHILNLMVQDGMQDLHDTISKVRESVKYVKGSPKRLHSFKVCIRTVGLIGTKKLTYDVPTRWNSTYIMLRDALFYKDAFQHLVFVDPNYINLPSEDEWSYATTLCQFLKLFYNVTNIFSATRNVTANVVFEEIQKVRNHLHTHSVAGNDYIKSLAIKMQGKFDKYWKNDYNVLFAIAFVLNPRSKLGYLKYVLEKLNERDAMVQYKKVERSLHELYAEYKIVYATYDEENENANNTNVEFEEERPSIFSRDAFFTYYMSSVSP, via the coding sequence ATggtcctttttattgttttggttATTTACATGTGTCATTTCAACTTTATGTCAGTTATGTCGCACGGTATGTCTGATAAAGAATATTGTCCAACTTCTAATATAGAATCATTGGAATCATCTACCGAGAGAGAAGCTGTatccaagagaaaaaggacttcaaaagTATGGATTGATTTTATATTGGTTACATATAAAGGAGAAGAttttgcaaagtgcaaacaTTGTGGAGAACGATTGAAAGCAAGCAGTGGTCATGGAACTAGCCATTTAAGTCGACATATAAAATCTTGCTTAAGTAGGCAaatcaatgaaggaaaacaaagaactttagCTCTTGCAGTCAATGATTCTGGTGCCGCTTCTGTatctatacaaaaatttgacatggagtCTATTAGAAAGTTGATGTCAAAGTGTGTAATAGCACATGAGCTTCCATTCAATTTGGcagaatataaatatcataataaACTTCTTCAAGCTTGCAATCATAGGTTcgttccattttctagaagaactatgaaaagagaaattctGTCAATGTACAAGATTGAGAAAGTCCGACTTGaaggatttataaatgattctacCCAGcgagtttcattgacatttgatatgtggacttcacAGCAGACATTGGGTTATCTATGCGTGACAGGACAATATGTTGATAGATATTGGAAGTTGCATGCTCATATGTTCAGTTTTGTACATGTAcctccaccacataatgcaaatagtttgtgtGAGGCTTTATTAGATTGCATCTCTAAATGGAACATTCAGTCAAAGTTGTTTTCTATTACTGCTGACAATTGTTCGACGAATGATAGTGCAATAACTACATTGACAAGGAACTTAGGAAGAAGACATCTTATTCCAATGCAAGGGCAACATTTGCATATTCGCTGTGGTGCACATATCCTAAATCTTATGGTTCAAGATGGTATGCAGGATCtgcatgatacaatttcaaaagttcgtgaaagtgttaaatatgtaaagggatCACCAAAGCGGTTACATTCCTTTAAGGTTTGTATAAGAACAGTGGGCTTGATTGGTACAAAGAAATTAACCTATGATGTTCCAACTCGATGGAACTCTACATATAttatgttgagagatgcattgttctacaaagatgcatttcaacATTTGGTTTTTGTGGATcccaattatataaatttacctTCTGAGGATGAATGGTCTTATGCAACTACCTTGTGCcaatttttgaagttattctataatgttacaaatatcttctctgcTACTAGAAATGTAACAGCTAAtgtggtttttgaagaaatacagaaggtACGCAACCATTTGCATACACATAGTGTGGCAGGCAATGATTATATAAAATCATTAGCCATCAAAATGCAaggaaaatttgacaaatattggaaaaatgactacaatgtcctctttgcaattgcatttgtcTTAAATCCCAGGTCCAAATTGGGATATTTGAAGTATGTGCTTGAGAAATTAAATGAACGTGATGCAATGGTACAATATAAAAAAGTAGAGAGAagtcttcatgaattgtatgctgAGTACAAAATTGTGTATGCAACatatgatgaagaaaatgagaatgcaaACAACACCAatgtggaatttgaagaagagagaccttcaattttttcaagagatgccttcttcacatattacatgagTTCTGTATCTCCTTAA
- the LOC116251532 gene encoding zinc finger BED domain-containing protein RICESLEEPER 2-like isoform X1 translates to MYSDLNNLPVTFMVVAHWDFWNLSSVLRKALLWMNSFPKSISALTVSLAALAVLLVLSSSLSTIVSVSSTFQGYFNGLYGDREAQFGYLGNDKEESHHILHRKGGSGSSNFSVTAPLGSNDRLSMTVKNENSSLGSIHGSMTSDIDNTLSANVINGSVMSHGMSDKEYCPTSNIESLESSTEREAVSKRKRTSKVWIDFILVTYKGEDFAKCKHCGERLKASSGHGTSHLSRHIKSCLSRQINEGKQRTLALAVNDSGAASVSIQKFDMESIRKLMSKCVIAHELPFNLAEYKYHNKLLQACNHRFVPFSRRTMKREILSMYKIEKVRLEGFINDSTQRVSLTFDMWTSQQTLGYLCVTGQYVDRYWKLHAHMFSFVHVPPPHNANSLCEALLDCISKWNIQSKLFSITADNCSTNDSAITTLTRNLGRRHLIPMQGQHLHIRCGAHILNLMVQDGMQDLHDTISKVRESVKYVKGSPKRLHSFKVCIRTVGLIGTKKLTYDVPTRWNSTYIMLRDALFYKDAFQHLVFVDPNYINLPSEDEWSYATTLCQFLKLFYNVTNIFSATRNVTANVVFEEIQKVRNHLHTHSVAGNDYIKSLAIKMQGKFDKYWKNDYNVLFAIAFVLNPRSKLGYLKYVLEKLNERDAMVQYKKVERSLHELYAEYKIVYATYDEENENANNTNVEFEEERPSIFSRDAFFTYYMSSVSP, encoded by the exons ATGTATTCAGATTTAAACAATTTACCTGTTACTTTTATGGTAGTTGCCCATTGGGATTTCTGGAATTTAAGTTCTGTTCTCAGAAAAGCGCTTCTATGGATGAACAgttttccaaaatcaatttcagcCCTCACTGTTTCATTGGCTGCCTTAGCAGTACTTCTGGTTCTTTCTTCATCTCTTTCGACTATTGTATCAGTTAGTTCGACATTTCAAGGCTATTTTAATGGTCTATATGGTGATAGAGAAGCACAATTTGGGTATCTTGGTAATGATAAAGAAGAAAGCCATCATATCCTTCATAGAAAGGGCGGTTCTGGTTCAAGCAACTTTTCTGTTACTGCACCATTGGGTTCTAATGACAGATTGAGTATGACTGTGAAGAATGAGAACAGCAGCTTAGGTTCTATACATGGTTCTATGACATCAGACATCGACAATACTTTATCAGCAAATGTTATCAATGGCTCGG TTATGTCGCACGGTATGTCTGATAAAGAATATTGTCCAACTTCTAATATAGAATCATTGGAATCATCTACCGAGAGAGAAGCTGTatccaagagaaaaaggacttcaaaagTATGGATTGATTTTATATTGGTTACATATAAAGGAGAAGAttttgcaaagtgcaaacaTTGTGGAGAACGATTGAAAGCAAGCAGTGGTCATGGAACTAGCCATTTAAGTCGACATATAAAATCTTGCTTAAGTAGGCAaatcaatgaaggaaaacaaagaactttagCTCTTGCAGTCAATGATTCTGGTGCCGCTTCTGTatctatacaaaaatttgacatggagtCTATTAGAAAGTTGATGTCAAAGTGTGTAATAGCACATGAGCTTCCATTCAATTTGGcagaatataaatatcataataaACTTCTTCAAGCTTGCAATCATAGGTTcgttccattttctagaagaactatgaaaagagaaattctGTCAATGTACAAGATTGAGAAAGTCCGACTTGaaggatttataaatgattctacCCAGcgagtttcattgacatttgatatgtggacttcacAGCAGACATTGGGTTATCTATGCGTGACAGGACAATATGTTGATAGATATTGGAAGTTGCATGCTCATATGTTCAGTTTTGTACATGTAcctccaccacataatgcaaatagtttgtgtGAGGCTTTATTAGATTGCATCTCTAAATGGAACATTCAGTCAAAGTTGTTTTCTATTACTGCTGACAATTGTTCGACGAATGATAGTGCAATAACTACATTGACAAGGAACTTAGGAAGAAGACATCTTATTCCAATGCAAGGGCAACATTTGCATATTCGCTGTGGTGCACATATCCTAAATCTTATGGTTCAAGATGGTATGCAGGATCtgcatgatacaatttcaaaagttcgtgaaagtgttaaatatgtaaagggatCACCAAAGCGGTTACATTCCTTTAAGGTTTGTATAAGAACAGTGGGCTTGATTGGTACAAAGAAATTAACCTATGATGTTCCAACTCGATGGAACTCTACATATAttatgttgagagatgcattgttctacaaagatgcatttcaacATTTGGTTTTTGTGGATcccaattatataaatttacctTCTGAGGATGAATGGTCTTATGCAACTACCTTGTGCcaatttttgaagttattctataatgttacaaatatcttctctgcTACTAGAAATGTAACAGCTAAtgtggtttttgaagaaatacagaaggtACGCAACCATTTGCATACACATAGTGTGGCAGGCAATGATTATATAAAATCATTAGCCATCAAAATGCAaggaaaatttgacaaatattggaaaaatgactacaatgtcctctttgcaattgcatttgtcTTAAATCCCAGGTCCAAATTGGGATATTTGAAGTATGTGCTTGAGAAATTAAATGAACGTGATGCAATGGTACAATATAAAAAAGTAGAGAGAagtcttcatgaattgtatgctgAGTACAAAATTGTGTATGCAACatatgatgaagaaaatgagaatgcaaACAACACCAatgtggaatttgaagaagagagaccttcaattttttcaagagatgccttcttcacatattacatgagTTCTGTATCTCCTTAA